A window from Heteronotia binoei isolate CCM8104 ecotype False Entrance Well chromosome 15, APGP_CSIRO_Hbin_v1, whole genome shotgun sequence encodes these proteins:
- the LOC132583491 gene encoding LOW QUALITY PROTEIN: olfactory receptor 6N1-like (The sequence of the model RefSeq protein was modified relative to this genomic sequence to represent the inferred CDS: deleted 1 base in 1 codon) yields the protein MKPTENATYINCTDISEFIMLGFESLHDLQFLLFLVLLVIYIITISGNLTIFLLVVSSSQLHTPMYFFLGNFSCMETFYSSVILPRMLTSLITGDRTISVKDCLVQLYFFGFLVCTECYLLAVMSYDRYLAICQPLHYGTLMNEKFCLKLAAGSWLCALLPISIIIIVMSSLHFCGSAGIDHFFCDFPAFIKLASGDTQLVQVLAFIFSAIDTLPPFVLTLTSYFHIIATILRIPSITGRKKAFSTCSSHLTVVIIFYGTLMAVYILPKSETWGDMNKIFSLFYTVLTPMVNPLVYCLRNKEVKQCLRRWIRNLLGFQKL from the exons ATGAAGCCAACAGAAAACGCAACATATATAAACTGCACAGACATCTCAGAATTCATCATGCTGGGCTTTGAAAGCCTTCATGATTTACAGTTCCTTCTTTTCCTGGTTCTTCTGGTGATCTATATAATAACTATATCTGGAAACCTCACCATCTTTCTCCTGGTTGTGTCCAGTTCCCAGCTTCATACTCCTATGTACTTCTTCTTGGGAAACTTTTCCTGTATGGAGACCTTTTACAGCTCAGTCATCCTGCCCAGGATGCTAACTAGTTTAATAACTGGGGACAGGACCATTTCAGTTAAAGATTGTTTGGTTCAGTTATATTTC TTTGGATTTCTGGTGTGCACTGAATGTTACTTGTTAGCTGTGATGTCTTATGATCGATACCTAGCAATTTGTCAACCACTGCATTATGGAACTCTAATGAATGAAAAATTCTGTCTCAAGCTTGCAGCTGGTTCTTGGCTATGTGCACTGTTGCCAATTAGTATAATAATAATTGTGATGTCATCTTTACATTTCTGTGGTTCAGCTGGTATAGACCATTTCTTCTGTGATTTCCCTGCTTTCATAAAACTTGCTTCTGGAGACACACAGTTAGTTCAGGTTTTAGCTTTCATATTTTCAGCCATAGATACTCTTCCCCCATTTGTTTTAACCTTGACATCTTATTTTCATATTATTGCTACCATCCTGAGAATCCCATCAATCACAgggaggaagaaggcattttccacCTGCTCCTCACACCTCACTGTGGTTATCATTTTCTATGGCACCTTAATGGCTGTATACATCTTACCAAAAAGTGAAACTTGGGGTGACATGAACAAAATATTCTCTCTCTTTTATACTGTCCTGACTCCCATGGTCAATCCTCTTGTCTACTGTCTGAGAAACAAAGAGGTAAAACAATGTCTGAGAAGATGGATCAGGAACTTGCTGGGCTTCCAAAAACTCTGA
- the LOC132583493 gene encoding olfactory receptor 6F1-like: MCMKESGKVVLSGTQYMICYLQMQCVENSDWQNRTVVTSFTLLGFGNSEDLNILLFLLFLTIYLVILSGNLLIVVLVMVERTLHTPMYFFLANLSFLESCYISTILPRMLASFVTRDKTISLLGCILQMHFFSTLGATECYLFAVMSYDRYLAICKPLHYASVMNERKCILFVSVSWIIGILLITILTCLLSQLNFCNQYTIDHFFCDFTPIVRLSCSDTQVIETAAFITSSIGILPTFLITVASYVFIITTILKIPSITGRKKAFSTCSSHLTVVSMFYGSLTFVYVLPTTDKFKDLKKVFSFLYAVLTPMANPFIYSLRNKEVRSSLRKTVYQFRRFSEIQKN, from the coding sequence ATGTGTATGAAAGAGAGTGGGAAAGTAGTCCTTTCCGGTACTCAGTATATGATTTGTTATTTACAGATGCAGTGTGTGGAAAACTCAGACTGGCAAAACAGAACTGTTGTCACCAGCTTCACCCTCCTAGGGTTTGGCAATTCTGAGGACTTGAACATTCTCCTTTTCTTATTATTCCTAACTATCTACCTTGTGATTCTGTCAGGCAATCTTCTCATTGTTGTCCTGGTTATGGTTGAACGGACCCTCCATACACCCATGTACTTCTTTCTGGCAAACCTGTCCTTTTTGGAGTCCTGCTACATTTCAACAATATTACCAAGAATGCTGGCCAGTTTTGTCACAAGGGACAAAACCATCTCTCTTTTGGGCTGCATTCTCCAGATGCATTTCTTTTCCACTCTGGGAGCTACAGAATGTTACCTCTTTGCTGTTATGTCATATGACCGCTACTTGGCCATATGTAAACCTTTGCATTATGCCTCAGTTATGAATGAAAGAAAGTGTATCCTGTTTGTTTCAGTATCATGGATAATTGGGATACTTCTTATAACCATCTTAACGTGTTTGTTGTCACAGCTTAATTTTTGCAACCAATATACGATTGACCATTTTTTCTGTGATTTCACCCCTATAGTTAGACTTTCCTGCAGTGACACCCAGGTTATTGAAACTGCAGCTTTTATAACATCGTCTATTGGGATTCTACCTACATTTCTCATAACTGTGGCATCCTATGTTTTTATTATCACAACAATCCTGAAAATCCCTTCCATTACTGGAAGAAAAAAGGCATTTTCCACTTGCTCCTCCCATCTCACTGTAGTTTCCATGTTTTATGGATCCTTAACATTTGTCTATGTGTTGCCAACAACAGATAAGTTCAAAGATCTCAAAAAGGTCTTCTCTTTCTTATATGCAGTTCTAACTCCAATGGCCAATCCTTTCATATATAGCCTAAGGAATAAAGAAGTAAGGAGCAGCCTTAGAAAAACAGTGTATCAATTCAGGAGGTTTTCTGAGATACAAAAGAATTAA